The sequence CTGAAGGAGCATGCTAAAGGGCACCACAGAAAATTCCCAgggtcatttaaaaaaatccctcaagcagattaaaaaaaaaaaaaagtaatatttaccAGAACTACAGGCATTTTGTTTAGTGTCAGAATCATATCATTCTGAGCTTTTCTTAGCATAGACTTGAACAAATTAGATAGCAAGATGCAGTAGTAACACACTTCTGATATAACAAATTGCTCTTTATTTaaagttacttttaaaatatgaataagaTTTTAAAGCCTGTCAAAGATGgcatgaaaagataaaaataaagaagtgtcaggaacaaaaatgttcttttttccttcctctgaatTAATTTGCATGTCAGTCAAAAAATCTGTCAATGCATATGCAATATAAGCAGCATGACTTACACTACTAAAAGCGTaggaaaaaggaacaagaagaaCCAAAGAAGAGGAAAACGACAGCTGTGACGAGCAAGAATTCTTCCCAAACTATAGTACGTATTCAACTGTAACAATACACTCAAAGATGGTGAAGAAACGATGACAGAACTGTCAATTACAGCTGAGCAGAGTGTAAAAAGAGCTACAAAATCTGCAGAGCAGAACCAACACCAGGTGGTTGGTCGGGCTTctctggccagccaccccactGGCCAGAGCCCAAGCCCTGCAAAGTAGCAAGGTCCTACCTCCTCCTGGCAGCCCACACAATCTGTTGGTACTCCTAGGATATCAAGATGGTGCAAACAGCTCTCAGGAGATACAGGGCTAAAATAAATACAGGCCTGATGGGAAGCTGTAGTCACAAAAGGTGTTGGCTGAGATGTAAATTGGATTATTGATTGCTGTTCAAATCTATATGAAGTCTAGGAAAGGAATGAGTTGGGACCCTAATTTGAGGTCTTGTTCACCCAGCTGAAGAAGATGTAGGGATTAAGCATGCTTAGAGGTTTTTGCAGCTTCTGTAGAGGTGTCTTTCaagtaaatttttaatttaaaacttttcttcattaaaaaatcattttgtttttcagcattcaATGTGAAGAGCACTGGGAGGTAAACAAGCTCTGTGCACAAATGCCATTAATAAAGCTAAAGATGCCTTTTAAACAAATCCTGCAAGTTTCTCTATTCAGAATCCGAAGCAAGACTAACTTCAGGTTTTTCATGTATGAAAGGACCCTGTGGAACAGAATCAGCTTCCCTTCAGTTCCTGTTAGGTTCATCTTGAACGTGACCAGCAATGCTGCACAGTACATAAGTTGAGACAGAATTCAGCTTTGTCATTGTcttaagaaaaagcagcagcaaggaaaaaaaaaaaaaagccacaaaacccCTTAACATCACTTTTGTCTCAAGAATAAGCAGCTGCAACTGAATGCATGCAGACAGAAGATCTGCTGAATAATGAGTTCCCATTTCTTATGTGTATTCACATATTGAGAAGAACTGTACTCCAACTATGGATTTCAAGGTTCCAGTCCAGGCAGTCAGTATTGCCAGCACACTGGGCTGGCATTTTAAGTTATAGGTAACACTGTGAAAAGTGGAACAAGttaagtgttgtttttctcaAGCATTAAGATTTCATCATTCTGAGTCTGTTGCTCAGAGAAAGGCAGCCAAGCCTTTCTTCCACAGCCTAGCAAAGGACTGTGTTATCAGTCAAAATCTGTCTACAGAAATAATGTTTCCTTAGGTATCcttcttaattcattttttcataaCAACTCAGCCTTTATACGGGAGATCTGATTTAAGTTTTCTGCCTTGATGGAGGCATCCCCCCGTTTCCAACCTGCAAATGCCTTACCCTGTCTGCCATTCTAGGTTTTGTAGAAAAGACAGATTCTCTTGCTGTCATTTTTCCAGAATGGATAGAGTGCACTTGGGGTCAGAAAGCTATGGGTAAGGATATCAAGAAGTTCTCCAAGGTTTAAttctctgctccagtgccttTTGAAGATTTTGTACTAAGTAACCtatgaataaaatacaaatactatTACTGGATCTCAGGGGAACTAGAAAGCGCCACCATTCCAGATGAATTCatgaatatttacttttttcttccttctcttagTGTGCTAATTTtgtcaacaaaaacaaaaatttaaactTAGTATATGGCTGTCAAAGCAGAATATTGAATGCAAGACAAGGAAGCTCATTCCATTAACATTGGAGTTACTGCTCTAACTGATCTGTTGTTATATTAAAAAGGTAAAGGAAATGCAACTACTGTCTCTTTTTTCAACGCTAGAtgttttttttgcagttctGCTCTATGAGCAAAGAGGTGCTTAAAGTGCATGTTCTCGTGGGATTTAGGCATTAGTAGCTCAGCGTGAAGTTACTCAGCTTTCAGTGGATTCAGACCTCTGTGCCAAGCAGAAGTGGACTACTTTGCAGTGTCTAATACAGAGGCATCCACACATTTTACATGCTCTAGGGCCAGAAGGAAGTGACTGCTGAGGACCCGTTCTTTGGCCTTCAACATTTCACAGGCCAGTAGAATAGTGGTGGTGTAGCAACAGCGTAGCAAAGCTCCATATGCAACTCTCTGGAAgtgaaagcaattttatttcaaaagaaaattgtttttactcACAGTCTCTCTCACAGCAGTGGGCGTATGTCTGAATGGTCCTAGCAGCTAGGCTTCAAAGGAAGGATGGTGGCTATTgagtttttttccttgattgTTCTGAGGTTTGTGACTGGGTGCTTGCTTTGGATGTCTTTTTTGCTCTCTCAGAGTTGACAGTGAAAAAGTAGGAAAATTCTAATCTTTCTAATTTCCCCACTGTCTACATAAGTATAGACATGAGGCTTGGCAAAGGAGCACAACTGGGTATCAAAATGCTGCTACAAATGGTAGTGCAAATATAGCATGAGACTGTACTACTGGTGTGGATGGCAGTAGGTGCAATGCCCCAAGCAGAATCACTGTAAtcgaaaataaataaataaataaaatacttggaGTGCATAAAACATTGAAATCATTTCTTGGatatttccctttctgtctCCTAATATTCATCATGCATGTCTTCTTAGGATCTCTCACAGCCCACTTAAAAACTCactaaaaatttattttcaaccCTTTCAGCTCTcacgttttgttttttttctggaacatCATTTTTTCTCTATGAAGTGGTGTTTTGCCAAATTGAAGTGTTCAGAAAAATGTGctgatttcaaaaggaaaaaaaaaacatttcaatcatgctgatttttttcctcatttttagaAAGTAGCTTGTTGATTTATTACTATAAAGTTTTAtaaatttatgaaaaacaaagatcttttttttaaaaaaggagtaAAGAGCTTAAAAGTgagatgaaattttaaaatctttgttgttgttgttgttgttgtttatttcaAGGTACTATCACATTTTTGTCTTCAGGAAATTTCcaataaaattgaaaaactgATCTCCTTCTCAGCTCTACTTATTCACTGTTGTGTTACCAATTTTGATCCAAACTGATAGGTAGGTATATTAGGCTGGGCTTTGTGAATTTATATGTTAAGTAAGGACATATAGATGTGGTCTTCTGGTGTCTTGTTAAGGAGCTTATATACAAAATTTGGATTCCTATGGAACCAATAAAGCAACAGCTACCCAGGTAAGTAACTATGAtgcaattaatttaattatttattttttttcagaaagacaaaggAATTACTTGTGTGAATAAGTACATCAGTGCAACATCATGACCTTTGTTAGGAATTTGAATGCACACCAGTCAAAATTTAAGAATTATGATTACTGCTATAACAGTAAGTCAAACATATGTCACATATAAACGTATTTTAATTGTAAAGCAGAGTGAATTGTGGATGGTTTTCCTAGATGGCATAATctcaacataaaaaataaattcaccaAAGCTTTTTGTGTCTCTTCTTCGCCTGCTTTATGGGCCAAATCTGTAAAGCTATGGAAATTTCTGTCAATTTCAAACATATCAGAATTTTCTCACTGTAAACACATACATATTAAACTTTTACTTGCATAGCCCCCATTTGCATGCCACAGAACAAGAACATTTCATGTTCTCCCTtgatatttcttcaaaaaacaaaccatatgaatgcacaaaataaaaatagtttctaGTGATCACTCCACACTAAGACCTGAATTATATGAAGTTATTTCATGCAAAGCTTAAGCTGCTGTAACTGAAGAACCTGAACTTTGAGATCTATGTATATAGAAACCACTCAGATTTATCAAAGTTAATTACATTAATGCATACCTTGCAAGGAAGCAAAATCTATACATGtacattgctgaaaaaaaaataatcatagagCATTCTTTTTTTATAAGTTAGATTAGATATTTAATGAGTTAAATCTAGTCccaaatacacacaaatatCATCAGATTTAAGCAAGATATGTTGAAATCAGTAGCAATATTCGGCATACAGTCAGTTTATGCAGGTAGTTAGGTATGAGAACCTTGCCTTTTGGGGATTAAAGCTGCAACTCAGAGAGCAAAAAAGTATGAACTGCCtctttattttatctttatttttaattttattctaggttatataaaaaaatcagtttgaaacCCATGATATTTTGTTAAAgaataaaacagcacaaagatCAAACATGTTTTGTTTACATGCTTGTACTATGCTGCCTGAAGATGAATGTGGTTATATCAGCTTGCAGTGTACACGTCATGACAAGATACTGTGATTTCAGTACTGATCTTTAAAGAAAACGTCAGTGAGTCTGTGTCAAAAGTCCAAGTCAGTCAACTAAGATTTCTAAGAGTTCtaattttacacttttttcCTGAACAGATGTTTGTCACCTACATAAAACACCTGGAAATCTGTCATTTTACTTCCTCTAACCACTTTAATGAAGTTCCTAAGGACACTTCATTTGAATAACTGAGAAGTTATTACAATAATGCTTCAATTTATTTGGCAGATTTCCCTCCAAAATTCCCTCCAAAAGGATAACTCTTTTAAGTCATATATTACTTTTATGAGACTTCCAAGTAAGCAGACAACTGGAATTATCACAGGCTCacaatggaaacagaaaactgcattaaataaaaatggaatttcagACATAGATTCTATATCTCAAAGTATCACATATCACCGCAGATGATTTAGTACAACAAAACACATTCACAATTTAGGTGAACGAGAACAGAGAGCTGCTACTTTGAATAAACCACAGGTTGAGGGGAAACAAGAGTGAAGGATGGGatcatacaaaataaatatgaacatAAGCACTcatgcacagaggaaaaaagctcAGATCTGAAGGTCTCAGAAATATCCACTTATATCTAAATTTCTCTGCTTTGTAATTATGGAAGGCTCACTTTTCATTGCTGGGAATCAACATTGCAATTCCATACGAACTGAAGTACATCATCAAACTCCTTTTTTCAAGTAGGAAAAAGTTTCTGGAATCAGGTGCTAATCTGATCTTAGATCAACTGACTTTGTTTCTTACACTTAGGTaaacagtaaaaatggaaaaatcaaatatagaacaattttctgctttccagttCCCACCCCTAGAAGTTGGCATACTGTTAGTTTGGATGAAGAAATACAGTTGCAAAACCAGTTATGAGTCACCATAAGGACCCTAGAAGATATTAATCACCACACTTAAGATGCAGTACATTTATCAagaatcatagattcatagacTATCCTGAGtaggaagggacccataaggatcctcaagtccaactcctggctccacacaggaccacccaaaaatcagagcATGTGTCTGCGAGCGTtgttcaaacacttcttgaactctgtcaggctcggtgccatgatcactgccctggggagtctgttccagtgcccgaccaccctcttggtgaagagccttttcctaacacccagcctgaccctcccctgtcccagctccatgccattccctcgggtcctgtcgccgtccccagagagcagagctcagcgcctgcccctccactcccctcatGAGgtagctgcaggctgccatgaggcctcccctcagcctgctctgctgtgggctgaacaaaccaagggacttcACCTGCTCCTCATAAGCTTTCCACCTGCTCCTCATAAGctttcccctctagaccctcCACCGTTTTCAcggccctcctttggacactctctcCAGTAGGTCTGTATCCTccttatattgtggcacccaaaactgcacgcagcactcgaggtgaggccgcagcAGCACAGAATGcagcgggacaatcacttgcCCGGactggctgtgctgggcttcatgcagcccagggtgcGCTTGGCtcttctggctgccagggcacgctgctgacttttattcaacttgctgtcgACCCAGATCCCTCTCCACGGGGCTGCTCTCCAACCTCTCATCCCCCACTCTGTACGTATATTCAGGATTACctcttcccaggtgcagaatctggcacttgcttttgttaaacttcacaCAGCTgatgattgcccagccctctagtCTGTCAAAATctttctgcaaggcctctctatCCTCGAGGAggtcaacagctcctcctaatttagaATCATCTACAAACTTACTTAGTGTGAATTCAAGTCCTGTACCCAGatcattttggaaaacattgaagagaactggccctaaaatggagctctgggtgactggccaccagcatGGTGTAACCCTActtaccataaccctttgagcctgacCTTCATCCAATTGCTCACTCATCTACTATGTacttgtctagctgtatgctggaccTTTTGTCTGTCCGGATGGATACTGTGAGAAGCAATATCAAAAGCtatgctgaaatccaaaaatgACATTAACTGGCTTCCCTTCATGAACTAAATGggtaaccttgtcataaaatgaaattaagctggttaaacaggactttcccctcATAAACCCATGTTGGCTATGACCGATGACTACTATAACAACTCTCAAGTGTTTTTCAGTAGCTCTCAGAATAATCTCCATCATTTCACttggcactgaagtgagactgacaggcctgtaattaacAGGTCTTGGGCAGTCTACTCCAGGTGGCCTTGTCTGAGCAGGGTGAGTGGACCaagtgacctccagaggtcccttccaacctcagccagttctgtgttttggaaaacactTTCCAATTCTGTGGCAGCAGTGCGCTCAGCACCCTGTGCCCATGTTCCCCCACAAAGTGCTTCGCAGACACGGTCAGAGCATTTGTTCACACAAGCAATTTATTGACATCAGTGCATAGGCTGAAGCTCCTGGAGGGAATGGACGCTCTACAAGAGTTTGGGTGGTCACTGCCTGGAAGAGGTTGACCAGTCCAGCTGTTTGGGAGGCCGGAGACGACAGCATCCATCTCCTCGGGCACCCTCTCATTGCCTAAGAGGAAGTGGTCGAGGTGTTTCtttcccaggcagcagcagaggcaccaCAGGAGGTCATCCAGGCGCAGGGGGCAATCTTTCCTTTGCCAGGCTTGCGAGGGCTGTGGCTGTCAGGTGGTGAATCACAGCCGTCTTCAGGGCATGGGGGGAAAAGCCTTTGCTCACCAGCATACGGGCGCAGGTCTGCAGATGTTTGAGGTGGAAGCTGTGGGGTTGGGCATGTCTGGCCGTGTGCCCGACAGAATGTGTCTCTGCCACAGCGCAGCTCTTTggcggtgctgtgctgctggtgaaGCTGGCTGTGGCTACTCCAGGCTCAGGAAGGTGTCCGAGTTGTCTAGCTGCACCCCAAGCGTGACCTCAATGGAGAGGGTGCTCTCGGAGGCGTTGGCCAGCTTGAGCTTGCAGGAGCAGCGGGAAGGCAGCACTGTCAGGCGGCAGTGGCGCGACTGCGGCAGAAGCTCCCAGGCTGCTTTCACCAAGGCCTGGAACCAGCGGGTGGTTTCCTCCACATCCAGGTAGGAGCCGGTGCAGAGGGTGCGTAGCAGGCTGGGTTCCTGTCTTCTCCTCAGATCGTCCTCGGGGTGGTGGAGGAAGCACAGCATGTCACCCACCAGCCGCTCCCTCGCGCAGGTGCACTCCAGCTCCATGCGCAGGCCAGGGTTCCTCGCTGGCGTCTCCCCTGTGACGCCCAGCTCCGGGTGGAAGGCGTGCCTGGGGAGAGGCCTCAGGGGCACGAGCAGGTGATAGAGGACGCTGTCCTGCCGGGCACTCCAGCCTTCGTAGATGCAGCCCACGCCGATGGCCGGCTGCAGCTGTGGCTTGAAGAGAGATTTCCTGGAGAGTCTTTGGCAGGCACCAAGAagctcctccaccagctcctccaTCACCTTGTACTTGTCAGCCATGTACAGCACCGGCCATTGGGTGTGATTGGCCCAAACCCTGCCCAGATCCCAGGTGGCATCGGTGTCTCTGTCGTCTTCTACACCATCCTTatccttcttcttccttgtggagctgccctgcttgctgctgctgcctggcccaCGGCTCCTTTTCCTGAGCCACCGGCAGAGCCCAAGGAGCAGGACAAGGAGGTCAGTAAAGGTCcagagctgccactgctgcaaGGCAGTGAAGAGCAGGGCTCCCAGGGCCACCCCgctctgctcctggctcctCTCCTCCATGTCGTGCAGCAGCCGAGCCATGCCTTCAGTCAGCTGCTCCGCATGCTGCTGCATTCTCTCATTTACATCTGCATCCATGTGATCTTCCGCCAACCACGGCTTCTGGGATATTCTATTCTGTTATGAttttactgaaacatttttaaggGTTTTACCACTGCTGTTCCTTCCTTTCTAAATTCTGAGTGTGCTGCTGGCTCCCAAATTCACATACTATTCCTCAAAGACTGCATTTTCAAGCTTACTGGCACAAGCCATATTTTAAAGCTTCttaataagaaattaatttctctgcTCTCTCTACTATTCCATATTGAAGGGCATCATTATGTTACAGTTTCACATGCagtgatctttaaaaaaataatcacaatgATATGCTAGATCAGTCTGGCATCTCTGAAAGATGTTGCCTGGTGTCAGTAGAGGAGGAACCATAAGCAGCTGAAGGGCTTGTTCCGGCACAGACATTGAGATGCAGTTCATGAAGGATGGAGTTTAGCTGTTGAAGAGAAACTGTTGGAGCAAGTAAAATGATGATGTGGCATCAGagctgaagcagctgcagaTGGGATAATCCAAGAAGACAATACATATGCTGAGGCAGGAGCAGTTGTCAATAGGGACAGCTTGTCTGGTTATTTGGATGCCAATTCTATAGCATGTATTTGCTTGTGTACTGCGTCAATGAAGACAGTCACTTGACAGTCAGGCAGCTTATTTGGGAAGTTCAGTGTTACCTGTCTTAATAATTTGTTAGGAGAAAGAGATAAAATTCTGCAGGCAATgtgaactgaagaaaaacaaaaccaaacaaaccaaccaactaaacaaacaaaaaaaatgcacaagaaaCAATGTCAAACTAACcatattttcaaatttcttttgaaatttggGTTACCAAACACAGgtcttgttaaaataaatccagacaACTAGATATGACTCCCTCTCCCCTCACAATGGTATGTCCATAAACAATCACATTTTTCAGATTCCTAtcgaaaggaaaaaaaaaagacaaataacaTCTGTAAAAAAGCTGATGAACTATAGACATCCTTCAGAactgatagaaaaaaaacaagctaagTATGATTGTGAGGGAAGGAACAAAGGGAAGCTTATTGCTGTTTATCAGTGAGTGAGTTACTTTTCTATGTCAGTAGACAGTTTAGAAGTCTGAATAGAAAAGAACCCTGTTTAATACTTGCATCACCTTTACCTCTCTCTGTGGCCTTTCTTTCTCACCCCCCTACTCTCCCTACTCTCCcaagatttattttcacagtagcccccttttttttttttggcttttcttttaaaatttttcttttttggatcCTGGGTCCTCTTTTTCTGTCTAATCTAAGTTACCTCATGTAAGCTTAATATTCACCATGAATCTGCTCTTTGCCTTTTGGAAATAATTGTACTGCCATATACTTGTAAAGTGCAGATTTTTCTTAATACTATTCTGTCATGAATGGGTTTGTTGACCCTGTTTTCCTGCACAGTAGGAATGAAGGATTTGCTTTCCAGAGCAATGTGAAGAGCAAGCACCTTTATGGATATCTGCATTTTTTGCCCTACATATGTTGCGGTTTTTGTTCTCTGTCTGTGGAAACAGTATATAGCAATATCACTCACCTCATTTTACAAATCTTGTCATTGTGGATCTGAAGGCTAGAACTGCTGCCACAGAAAAAGTTATGAGTTCCAAAAATTAAACCTCTATGTTAAAACATATACAGCAAGAAGATGGGGGAGATGATACAATTCCTCATTTTTACAGTTGTACAAAAGTCGGTAAGAACTCCAGTCAAGGACTGAATGGCAAAAGGTGAGGAGCAATAACAGGCAACCAGAGCAAAGAAAgcaatagagagaaaaaaaaaaattgcaaaaaagGTATTTGGCTACTAGCTTCCTCATGAGCACTCACAAAGACCAACTACGCTCCAATCTGGAAAATTCTTTCTTGGAGCATCTGAGGGTACTGTTTAGGAAGAACGAGAATGTTTCATAATGTTCATTTGTGGACTTAgattaaaaatcacagaatcacagaatcgtctaggttggaagagacctccaagatcacccagtccaacctctgacctaatactaacaagtcctccatgaaaccatatcactaagggctacatctaaacctccagggatggtgactcaaccacttccctgggcagcccattccaatgcctaacaaccctttcagtaaagaagttcttcttaacatccaacctaaacctcccctggggcaactttagcccattcccccttgtcctgtcaccaggcacgtgggagaatagaccaacccctacctcgctacagcctcctttaaggtacctatagagagcgacaaggtcgcccctgagcctcctcttctccaggctgaacaatcccagctccctcagccgctcctcgtaagacttgttctccagacccctcaccagccttgttgcccttctctggactctctcgagcacctccatgtccttcttgtactgaggggcccaaaactgaacacagtactcaaggtgcagcctcaccagagccgagtacagggggacaatcacttccctagacctgctggccacactgcttctaatataagccaggatgctgttggccttcttggccacctgagcacactgctggcttatattcagccgactatcaaccagtactcccaggtccttctctgccaggcagctttccaaccactcatctcccagcctgtagctctgcttggggttgttgcgccccaggtgcaggacccggcacttggccttgttgaacttcatacagttgacctcagcccatcggtccagcctatccagatcctcctgcagagccttcctacccacgagcagatcgacacatgcacctaacttggtgtcatctgcaaacttactgagggtgcactcaatcccctcatccagatcatcgataaagatgttgaagaggactggccccagtactgagccctgggggactccactagtgaccggcctccaactggatttgagtccattcaccacaactctttagGCCCGGCTAtcaagccagtttttaacccaacgaagcgtacgccagtccaagccccgagcagccgtttttttgaggagaatgctgtgggaaacggtgtcaaaagccttactgaagtcaagctagaccacatccacagcctttccctcatccactaagcgtgtcactttgtcatagaaggagatcaggtttgtcaagcaggacctgcccttcataaacccatgctgactgggcctgatcgcctggttgccctgtaagtgacgcgtgatgaccctcaagataatctgctccatgatcttccctggcactgaggtcaaactaacaggcctatagttcccagggtctaccctccgacccttcttgtagatgggcgtcacgtttgctagccgccagtcgactgggacctccccttatagccaggactgccgataa comes from Anser cygnoides isolate HZ-2024a breed goose chromosome 1, Taihu_goose_T2T_genome, whole genome shotgun sequence and encodes:
- the LOC125184993 gene encoding inositol 1,4,5-trisphosphate receptor-interacting protein-like 1; its protein translation is MDADVNERMQQHAEQLTEGMARLLHDMEERSQEQSGVALGALLFTALQQWQLWTFTDLLVLLLGLCRWLRKRSRGPGSSSKQGSSTRKKKDKDGVEDDRDTDATWDLGRVWANHTQWPVLYMADKYKVMEELVEELLGACQRLSRKSLFKPQLQPAIGVGCIYEGWSARQDSVLYHLLVPLRPLPRHAFHPELGVTGETPARNPGLRMELECTCARERLVGDMLCFLHHPEDDLRRRQEPSLLRTLCTGSYLDVEETTRWFQALVKAAWELLPQSRHCRLTVLPSRCSCKLKLANASESTLSIEVTLGVQLDNSDTFLSLE